A window from Scheffersomyces stipitis CBS 6054 chromosome 7, complete sequence encodes these proteins:
- the HYR5.3 gene encoding hyphally regulated cell wall protein Exo-alpha-sialidase has protein sequence MLFLDLYFVAVLFSIATVWAKTITEDTIDRGAVAIDADETIIVDGVYWSLVDNDYTNFAGNVDVGEGSGFYISNTSPSSMYVAILSGSFVNDGITSWNAIEAINAPTFNIDGFNFINNGEVYMSADGSTGNPSMGITTTNFDNNGLLVFYQNYRTGNSVELGDDLLTINNNGQICLHNKLYAQRTSIAGTGCISAVDDSSIFIQYSALDIDTNQVFHLQDSNSNLRAAAAITPKTYTVAGFGNGNKIGLDFALQTLNPWTYDPVSGILTLRSTLLSQRFNIGTGYDPALFSITTESGLGLSTVTRGALTYSGPPPNAIPEVCQPCPVPPEAPGMDPIEYTTTIVTTNPDGSICTEVADVLVSTDADHIWYTTTNSVQTDCLAATIYTTTFTT, from the coding sequence ATGTTGTTCCTAGATCTTTATTTTGTTGCAGTACTCTTCCTGATAGCAACTGTATGGGCCAAAACCATTACTGAAGATACCATCGATAGAGGAGCCGTTGCTATAGATGCAGACGAAACGATCATCGTGGATGGTGTTTACTGGTCTCTTGTTGATAATGACTATACTAATTTTGCAGGTAATGTAGACGTAGGTGAAGGTTCTGGCTTCTACATCTCCAACACATCGCCTTCAAGCATGTACGTTGCCATACTTTCTGGCCTGTTCGTCAACGATGGGATTACGTCTTGGAATGCTATTGAAGCGATAAATGCTCCAACCTTTAACATAGATGGCTttaatttcatcaacaatggTGAAGTGTACATGTCAGCCGACGGTTCTACTGGCAACCCTTCTATGGGAATTACAACTACAAATTTTGATAACAATGGTTTGTTGGTCTTCTACCAAAATTATAGAACTGGCAATTCAGTTGAATTAGGTGATGATCTTCTTACAATTAACAACAATGGCCAGATTTGTTTGCACAACAAACTTTACGCACAAAGAACTTCTATTGCTGGTACTGGTTGTATCTCCGCCGTGGACGATTCCAGTATATTCATCCAATATTCGGCATTGGATATTGATACTAACcaagttttccatttgcaAGACTCTAATTCTAACCTACGCGCTGCAGCCGCTATAACACCAAAAACTTACACTGTCGCAGGCTTTGGTAATGGAAACAAGATTGGATTGGACTTTGCTCTTCAGACTCTTAATCCTTGGACATATGATCCTGTTAGTGGCATATTAACTCTTCGATCAACATTATTATCTCAAAGATTTAATATTGGGACAGGATACGACCCAGCATTGTTCTCAATTACAACCGAGTCTGGTTTAGGTTTGTCAACTGTCACACGAGGTGCACTCACCTATTCAGGACCCCCTCCAAACGCAATTCCAGAAGTCTGCCAGCCATGTCCAGTACCTCCTGAAGCTCCAGGAATGGATCCAATAGAGTACACTACAACAATCGTGACGACGAACCCTGATGGATCAATTTGTACTGAAGTTGCCGATGTTCTAGTTAGCACCGATGCTGACCATATATGGTACACTACCACAAATAGTGTTCAGACAGACTGTTTAGCGGCTACTATTTACACTACAACGTTCACCACT